A window of Micrococcus endophyticus contains these coding sequences:
- a CDS encoding recombinase family protein, whose protein sequence is MRLLGYTRVSTATQDAQLQVDALVEAGVQERDVFSDVTSGSRVAIERPGMKRLLDYAQDGDTVVVWRIDRLGRSLIDVLNTVTLLRGQGMKIRSVSDGIDPETTSGRMMLGMLATLAEYERELITERVNAGIAAAKQNGTRFGRPPVDPAVIAEKLEIAGDARAKGRTAEDAARLVGWSRATLYRHQQAARAREAVAEQA, encoded by the coding sequence ATGAGGCTTCTGGGATATACGCGGGTGAGCACGGCGACGCAGGATGCGCAGCTGCAAGTCGATGCGCTGGTGGAGGCCGGGGTGCAAGAACGGGACGTGTTCTCCGATGTGACCTCGGGTAGCCGGGTCGCGATCGAGCGGCCGGGGATGAAGCGGCTGCTGGACTACGCCCAGGACGGTGACACGGTGGTGGTCTGGCGCATCGACCGGCTCGGCCGGTCCCTCATCGATGTCCTGAACACGGTCACGCTGCTGCGCGGCCAGGGCATGAAGATCCGATCGGTCTCCGACGGGATCGACCCGGAGACGACGTCGGGCCGGATGATGCTGGGCATGCTCGCCACCCTGGCCGAGTACGAGCGCGAGCTGATCACCGAACGGGTCAATGCCGGGATCGCCGCGGCGAAGCAGAATGGCACCCGCTTTGGCCGGCCTCCGGTCGACCCGGCTGTGATCGCGGAGAAGCTCGAGATCGCGGGCGATGCCCGCGCGAAGGGCCGTACCGCCGAGGATGCCGCTCGACTCGTCGGCTGGTCGCGGGCGACGCTCTATCGCCACCAGCAGGCGGCCCGCGCCCGCGAGGCCGTCGCCGAGCAGGCGTGA